A region from the Colwellia sp. PAMC 21821 genome encodes:
- the arfB gene encoding alternative ribosome rescue aminoacyl-tRNA hydrolase ArfB, with protein sequence MLEISNNVTIADWEIELTGIRATGNGGQRVNKVETAIHLRFDIKRSSLPPIYKDRLLKLSDSRVSSDGIIIIKAQSFRTQSMNKDDALKRLKELINSAMIVKKARRPTKPTKGSNLRRLDSKKKTSSNKVLRGKVDH encoded by the coding sequence ATGCTAGAAATTTCCAACAATGTCACTATTGCTGATTGGGAAATAGAACTTACTGGGATCAGAGCCACCGGAAACGGAGGCCAACGAGTCAACAAAGTTGAAACCGCAATTCATTTGCGTTTCGATATCAAGCGTTCATCTTTACCTCCCATATACAAAGATAGGCTATTAAAACTCTCAGATAGTCGGGTCTCAAGTGATGGCATTATCATTATTAAAGCACAGTCGTTTAGGACACAATCAATGAATAAAGACGACGCGTTAAAGCGACTCAAAGAGCTGATTAACTCTGCAATGATAGTAAAGAAAGCGCGAAGACCCACCAAGCCGACAAAAGGCTCAAACCTTAGGCGTTTAGATTCAAAGAAAAAGACCAGTTCAAATAAAGTATTACGCGGAAAAGTGGATCATTAA
- the nudC gene encoding NAD(+) diphosphatase has product MDNELTFCQMPLDRASTLRKSKTWLQEKLSAVDSRFYFYWRGNYLYIDEKICVFTEQCAVDTDVDFSNTLAFTDVISESPITFLGTNEDIAHFVCDLSSMSNIEITPWLGKIAFDKVEFIDFRRSLSLLCPQQAAILSYAKALIHWQKSALFCGHCGSKTKPMDGGHRLVCENESCQKEHFPRTDPVVIMLVEYQPKSGPAVCLLAEHHRTPEQVFSTLAGFVDPGESLQEAVKREVYEEAGVTVSSVSFIDSQPWPFPNSLMIGFIAQAQGMDLCLEEAELRSADWFTAQQLADFSEWGDEGDAPKLPRRESISRLLIDLWCERQLRIADNALSLGKEYAQ; this is encoded by the coding sequence ATGGATAATGAGTTGACGTTTTGTCAGATGCCACTTGATCGCGCATCAACGTTAAGGAAAAGTAAGACCTGGCTACAAGAAAAACTAAGCGCTGTAGATAGCCGTTTCTATTTTTATTGGCGTGGCAATTACCTTTATATTGATGAAAAAATATGTGTGTTTACTGAACAATGTGCCGTAGATACAGATGTAGATTTTTCAAATACTCTAGCATTTACAGACGTTATCAGTGAAAGCCCGATTACTTTTTTAGGCACAAATGAAGATATTGCCCATTTCGTTTGTGATCTATCGTCAATGTCTAATATCGAGATCACACCATGGCTGGGTAAAATAGCTTTTGATAAGGTAGAATTTATTGATTTTAGGCGTTCACTGTCGTTACTTTGCCCTCAACAAGCCGCTATTTTAAGTTATGCAAAAGCCTTAATACACTGGCAGAAAAGTGCTCTATTTTGTGGGCACTGTGGTAGCAAAACAAAGCCTATGGATGGTGGTCATCGTCTAGTTTGTGAAAATGAGAGTTGTCAAAAAGAGCATTTTCCTCGCACTGACCCTGTTGTTATTATGTTAGTTGAATATCAACCTAAATCCGGTCCTGCAGTTTGTTTACTGGCCGAGCATCATAGAACGCCTGAGCAAGTTTTTTCCACGCTTGCAGGCTTCGTAGACCCTGGTGAATCACTGCAAGAAGCGGTTAAAAGAGAAGTTTATGAAGAAGCTGGCGTTACCGTTTCTAGCGTTAGTTTTATTGACTCACAACCTTGGCCATTTCCAAATTCTTTAATGATAGGTTTTATTGCCCAAGCACAGGGTATGGATTTATGCTTGGAAGAAGCAGAGTTACGCAGTGCTGATTGGTTTACTGCTCAGCAGTTAGCAGACTTTAGTGAGTGGGGAGATGAAGGTGATGCACCTAAGCTCCCAAGGAGAGAGTCAATATCACGATTGTTAATCGATTTATGGTGTGAGCGGCAATTACGGATTGCTGATAATGCGTTAAGTCTGGGTAAAGAGTATGCTCAATGA
- a CDS encoding LysR substrate-binding domain-containing protein — translation MAIKNSLFSGLVTFEIAAKLGSFTQAASYLHITTGAISQQINLLESQLSIKLFERHSRGIKLTFAGQQIYQVVKNNFYEIESLITKLQQGQSQDGDIKLKLTPSFAYKWLVPRLQKFYTLYPNINIQTFAEGALVDHQDDNFDLAIDYGQSPYANKTAELILPEKLIPVMNPDSFQRFDWQDSSSKNQQKIWQSVNLLHDAMPWRHAKKNAEWAYWFTEMKIKADSHRGSFFNRTDMAMAAAEAGLGIALARYALVEDDFKQGRLVAPFKPIEANAGYYLIQHHSSTAIECFKSWIMTETG, via the coding sequence ATGGCAATAAAAAACAGTCTATTTTCTGGTTTAGTGACTTTTGAGATAGCTGCAAAGCTTGGCAGTTTTACGCAAGCTGCGAGTTATTTACATATCACCACAGGGGCAATCAGCCAACAAATAAACTTATTAGAAAGCCAACTTTCAATTAAACTATTTGAAAGGCACTCCCGTGGAATTAAGCTAACCTTCGCTGGCCAGCAGATTTATCAAGTAGTAAAAAACAACTTTTATGAAATAGAAAGTCTTATTACTAAATTACAACAAGGCCAATCACAAGACGGTGACATAAAGCTAAAACTTACGCCCTCTTTTGCCTATAAATGGTTAGTTCCACGCCTGCAGAAATTTTATACCCTTTATCCAAATATTAATATTCAAACCTTCGCCGAAGGCGCTTTGGTTGATCATCAAGACGATAACTTTGATCTTGCTATAGATTATGGACAATCACCTTATGCGAATAAAACCGCTGAATTAATATTGCCTGAAAAACTAATCCCTGTGATGAATCCTGATTCTTTTCAACGCTTTGACTGGCAAGATAGTTCATCAAAAAATCAACAAAAAATTTGGCAGTCTGTGAACTTGTTACATGATGCAATGCCATGGCGACATGCTAAGAAAAATGCGGAATGGGCATATTGGTTTACTGAAATGAAAATAAAAGCAGACAGTCATCGAGGTTCTTTTTTTAATAGAACTGATATGGCAATGGCAGCAGCAGAAGCTGGTTTAGGTATCGCCTTGGCTCGATATGCCTTAGTGGAGGATGACTTTAAGCAAGGCCGTTTGGTAGCACCTTTTAAGCCCATTGAAGCTAATGCCGGTTACTACCTTATACAACATCATTCATCTACTGCAATTGAGTGCTTCAAGTCGTGGATAATGACAGAAACAGGCTAA
- a CDS encoding D-amino acid dehydrogenase, with translation MKVIVLGAGVVGLTSAWYLAQAGHQVVVIDRQQGSAKETSFANAGQISYGYSSPWAGPGIPLKALKWLIQKHSPLVVKPGTSPALYLWAMAMLKNCNDKSYQTNKGRMLRIANYSRQCLLDLRKDHAIKYQDRQQGTLQVFRQQSQVDAVQKDMKLLTDYGTRFQLLDVADCIQKEPGLALVQDKIVAGLHLPDDETGDCYQFCQQLTELAIKAGVEFKFNVQVNKILTEKDKITSVDTSIGKLKADAYVVALGSYSANLLHPLGINLPVYPVKGYSLTVPIIDADLSPVSTVMDESYKVALTRFDDRIRVAGTAELSGFNLAIPEKRKATIAMVVEDLFPQAGDITKAEFWSGLRPMTPDGTPIIGKTKISNLFTNTGHGTLGWTMACGSGKLLADIISGQQTDIDPSGLNSFRY, from the coding sequence ATGAAAGTTATCGTTTTAGGCGCAGGTGTCGTTGGACTAACATCGGCATGGTACTTAGCCCAAGCAGGTCATCAAGTTGTAGTTATTGATCGACAGCAGGGAAGTGCCAAAGAAACCAGTTTTGCTAACGCAGGTCAAATTTCTTATGGCTATTCATCCCCTTGGGCAGGGCCTGGTATTCCTTTAAAAGCGCTTAAATGGTTAATTCAAAAACATTCTCCACTGGTTGTAAAGCCCGGCACTTCGCCAGCACTATACCTGTGGGCAATGGCAATGTTAAAAAACTGCAATGATAAAAGCTATCAAACTAATAAGGGTAGAATGCTGCGCATCGCAAATTATAGTCGCCAATGCTTATTAGATTTACGTAAAGATCACGCTATAAAGTATCAAGATCGTCAGCAAGGGACGCTGCAAGTCTTTCGTCAGCAGTCTCAAGTTGATGCCGTGCAAAAAGATATGAAATTATTAACCGACTACGGTACACGCTTTCAACTACTGGACGTCGCCGATTGCATTCAAAAAGAGCCAGGATTGGCGTTAGTTCAAGATAAAATAGTGGCGGGTTTACATCTCCCTGACGACGAAACAGGAGACTGCTATCAATTTTGTCAGCAACTTACTGAGCTAGCAATAAAAGCGGGTGTGGAATTTAAATTTAACGTTCAAGTAAATAAAATATTAACCGAAAAAGATAAAATAACCAGCGTTGATACCTCTATAGGAAAACTTAAGGCTGACGCATATGTTGTCGCGTTGGGAAGTTATTCGGCGAATTTATTACATCCGCTTGGCATTAATTTACCCGTATATCCCGTTAAAGGTTATTCACTTACCGTGCCTATTATCGATGCGGACCTTTCACCGGTATCAACCGTGATGGATGAAAGCTATAAAGTGGCATTAACTCGTTTTGATGATCGTATCAGAGTAGCAGGCACGGCAGAGCTATCAGGATTTAACTTAGCTATACCTGAAAAAAGAAAGGCGACTATTGCCATGGTAGTTGAGGATTTATTTCCGCAAGCTGGAGATATAACAAAAGCAGAATTTTGGTCCGGGTTACGTCCAATGACCCCAGACGGCACGCCAATTATAGGTAAAACTAAAATTAGTAATTTATTCACTAATACTGGGCATGGCACATTAGGTTGGACAATGGCATGTGGTTCAGGGAAATTACTTGCTGATATTATCTCTGGTCAGCAAACCGATATTGACCCTAGTGGTTTGAATTCGTTTCGCTATTAG
- a CDS encoding peptidylprolyl isomerase: protein MTFSTFSKISITALMIASASASATIVEFTTSQGTFKVNLHDETTPETVTNFLKYINDGDYDNTVVHRVVPNFVMQAGGFEFTGDFPLNAIATDSAIKNEPVYSNVRGTIAMAKRSNSVNSATSQWFVNLSDNTELDNNNGGFTVFGEVIEDGMTTIETIESVSTCNINPNIDDAFNTVPMPNYSAAQCSDANFVPGVENFVTIESVVIIDTSVNTADSLAAVKNTSQTPTTPEPEKSSSGGSIAWFSLMFTGLIALRRRFK, encoded by the coding sequence ATGACTTTCTCTACATTTTCAAAGATATCAATTACTGCACTGATGATTGCTAGTGCTTCAGCTTCTGCCACTATTGTCGAATTTACCACCTCACAAGGTACCTTCAAAGTTAATCTGCACGACGAAACAACGCCAGAAACCGTGACTAATTTCCTAAAATACATTAATGATGGTGATTACGACAACACTGTTGTACATCGTGTTGTGCCTAACTTTGTTATGCAGGCAGGTGGCTTTGAATTTACTGGTGACTTTCCATTAAACGCCATTGCAACAGACAGTGCGATTAAAAACGAACCCGTATATTCAAATGTTCGTGGCACTATCGCTATGGCAAAACGCAGTAATAGTGTGAATAGCGCTACAAGTCAATGGTTTGTTAATTTATCTGATAATACTGAATTGGATAATAACAATGGGGGATTTACTGTTTTTGGCGAAGTAATCGAAGATGGAATGACTACAATTGAAACAATAGAATCAGTTTCTACATGTAATATAAACCCTAATATAGACGATGCATTTAACACTGTTCCAATGCCAAACTATAGTGCTGCACAATGTTCAGATGCCAATTTTGTTCCAGGGGTTGAAAACTTTGTCACCATCGAAAGTGTGGTTATCATAGATACTAGCGTAAATACCGCTGATAGCTTAGCCGCAGTTAAAAACACCTCTCAAACACCAACTACCCCTGAGCCAGAAAAATCTAGTAGTGGTGGTTCTATAGCTTGGTTTAGCTTAATGTTTACCGGCTTAATCGCATTAAGAAGACGCTTTAAATAA
- the lepB gene encoding signal peptidase I, whose product MKKNMCRVMCQVLNENKSLLLFVSLMLVFRSAVADWNDVPTGSMKPTIVEGDRILINKMAYDLRLPFSQYSLLKFADPVRNDIVIFESEAAEKRLVKRIIGVPGDTVSLHKNKLLINNKFANYKLISEHDNFILSEEHIAGQSHLIRTQLKPGDSASYQLESFQPTTIPEGFYLVMGDNRDNSADSRVIGLVPRTEIIGRSTMVAFSLNYDNYLIPRSERFLKSM is encoded by the coding sequence ATGAAAAAAAATATGTGTCGCGTTATGTGTCAGGTATTGAACGAAAACAAATCTTTATTATTATTCGTTAGTTTAATGCTAGTTTTTCGCAGCGCCGTGGCAGATTGGAATGATGTTCCAACCGGTTCAATGAAACCCACCATTGTCGAAGGCGACCGCATTTTAATTAATAAAATGGCTTATGATTTAAGATTACCATTTAGCCAATACTCACTGTTAAAGTTCGCCGATCCGGTACGAAATGACATTGTAATTTTTGAATCAGAAGCGGCAGAAAAACGTCTGGTAAAACGCATTATAGGTGTGCCGGGCGATACGGTATCACTGCATAAAAATAAATTACTGATCAATAACAAGTTCGCTAACTACAAGCTTATTTCTGAGCACGATAATTTTATATTGAGTGAAGAACATATTGCCGGTCAAAGTCACTTAATTCGCACTCAGTTGAAACCAGGTGATTCTGCAAGCTATCAGCTAGAAAGTTTTCAGCCAACAACAATACCCGAGGGCTTTTATCTGGTAATGGGAGATAATCGCGACAACAGCGCTGACTCTCGTGTCATCGGTCTAGTGCCCCGTACTGAAATTATTGGGCGGTCAACCATGGTGGCTTTTTCATTAAATTATGATAATTATTTAATACCGCGCAGTGAACGTTTTTTAAAATCAATGTAA
- a CDS encoding RNA methyltransferase, whose protein sequence is MNLKTEHVVIGLTDPKSPTNVGAVMRAAGCYQANEVRYTGVRYARAAKFHTDTKDASRKIPLNAVESLISDLAPEQRIVCVDLVEGAIPLPEFEHPENALYIFGPEDGTIAQEVINRADAVVYVPTIGCMNLAASVNVLLYDRLAKSKHAIVGDDLIKRSRDTNNTVSVKAG, encoded by the coding sequence ATGAATTTAAAAACTGAACATGTGGTCATAGGGCTAACTGATCCTAAAAGCCCAACAAATGTCGGTGCAGTTATGCGAGCCGCTGGTTGTTATCAAGCGAATGAAGTGCGATATACCGGTGTTAGATATGCCCGAGCTGCAAAGTTTCATACAGATACTAAAGATGCTTCACGTAAAATTCCCTTAAATGCGGTTGAGTCATTGATCAGTGATTTAGCGCCAGAGCAACGTATAGTTTGTGTAGACTTAGTTGAGGGCGCAATACCTTTACCTGAGTTTGAACACCCAGAGAATGCGCTTTATATTTTTGGCCCAGAAGATGGCACCATAGCTCAAGAGGTTATCAACCGTGCTGATGCCGTAGTTTATGTACCTACGATAGGCTGCATGAATTTAGCCGCCAGCGTTAACGTTTTGCTTTACGACCGATTAGCTAAATCAAAGCACGCTATTGTGGGCGACGATTTAATTAAACGCAGCCGAGATACTAATAACACGGTGAGCGTGAAAGCCGGTTAA
- a CDS encoding cold-shock protein, whose protein sequence is MSNTTTGTVKWFNESKGFGFIEQESGPDVFAHFSAISGDGFKTLAEGQKVQFTVTQGQKGPQAENIVAL, encoded by the coding sequence ATGTCTAATACAACTACTGGTACAGTAAAATGGTTTAACGAGTCTAAAGGCTTCGGTTTCATCGAGCAAGAGTCTGGTCCAGACGTTTTCGCACATTTCTCAGCAATCTCTGGCGACGGTTTCAAAACTCTTGCTGAAGGCCAAAAAGTACAGTTTACTGTTACTCAAGGTCAAAAAGGTCCTCAAGCTGAGAACATCGTAGCACTTTAA
- the zapE gene encoding cell division protein ZapE, with amino-acid sequence MSVINQYIQLVEQNTLKQDTEQYKAALALDELSQKLTLAQDQTSLVSKIKNLFSKYEPIQGIYFHGRVGRGKTMLMDLFYQQLSITRKRRIHFHHFMESVHQTLQDISGKDNPLMLIAETWSTEVDVLCFDEFFVNDIGDAMLLAGLLRAMLSNGITLVATSNCPPDQLYKNGLQRARFLPTIDIIHQYCQIISIDGPHDHRLLMTDLPERKYRDFHIGVEAQSNFLSHYFTQLATGNIRYKDSIIIHGRVVNFLACSDKTIWFDFMTLCSSPRSQRDYIKLADNYATVLISNVPQFSGKLIPAVFSGVEDGYQRSGVVMGQLRGLDDEARRFIALVDEFYDRGIRLIIAADVDIAELYQGTQLNFEFARCRSRLFEMQRLNYL; translated from the coding sequence ATGTCAGTAATTAATCAATATATACAACTTGTTGAGCAGAACACACTAAAACAAGATACCGAACAATACAAAGCTGCCCTTGCGTTAGATGAACTGTCGCAAAAATTAACACTCGCACAAGACCAAACATCTTTAGTTTCCAAGATAAAAAATCTATTCTCCAAATACGAGCCCATTCAAGGGATCTATTTTCATGGTAGGGTAGGGCGTGGGAAAACCATGCTGATGGATTTATTTTATCAACAGCTCAGCATAACCCGTAAAAGACGCATTCACTTTCACCATTTCATGGAAAGTGTGCATCAAACGTTGCAAGACATTAGCGGTAAAGATAATCCGCTAATGTTGATTGCAGAAACTTGGTCTACGGAAGTTGATGTACTATGCTTTGATGAATTTTTTGTTAATGATATTGGCGATGCCATGTTATTAGCAGGCTTACTCCGTGCTATGCTTTCAAACGGTATAACCTTGGTAGCAACGTCAAATTGTCCGCCAGATCAGTTATATAAAAATGGCTTACAACGCGCAAGATTTTTACCCACCATTGATATTATTCATCAGTATTGCCAGATCATCTCTATTGATGGACCACACGATCATCGATTATTAATGACGGATCTCCCAGAGCGTAAATATCGAGACTTTCATATTGGCGTTGAAGCACAAAGTAATTTCTTATCACATTACTTTACCCAGCTAGCTACGGGTAATATTCGCTACAAAGACAGCATTATTATTCATGGTAGGGTCGTTAATTTTTTAGCTTGTAGTGATAAAACTATTTGGTTTGATTTTATGACACTTTGCTCAAGTCCTAGAAGCCAAAGGGATTATATTAAGTTAGCAGATAACTATGCCACGGTGCTGATAAGTAACGTGCCGCAATTTAGCGGTAAATTAATTCCTGCGGTATTTTCAGGTGTTGAAGATGGCTACCAAAGAAGTGGTGTGGTGATGGGACAATTAAGAGGGCTAGATGATGAGGCTCGACGATTTATTGCACTTGTCGATGAATTTTACGATAGAGGCATTCGCTTAATTATTGCCGCTGATGTTGATATTGCTGAGCTTTACCAAGGTACACAACTCAACTTTGAGTTTGCCCGTTGCCGATCACGATTGTTTGAAATGCAGCGATTAAATTACCTGTAA
- a CDS encoding DUF2884 family protein: MKTLIATALIIASSASYAHDNSFSSESCNVDLNGGININAKEIIFSKNKSPLYIITNNDTLIIKGEEIALTSHQKSLLGDYSTHIRDVVPEVKSIALDAIDLAIDGVNLAFNELLGEGNNVSADLTTQLTSIRGEVDAEFSKQNSFYIDEEGFSGKDFFGEDFEQRIESAVESTIKNSLGTLMIAVGQEMLFSGGDMDAFETKMDDFGELIGNEMEVRSEGIEKRGEALCQSIIVIDEMEEQLKDSIDEISNYNFITASAKSHHNKI; this comes from the coding sequence ATGAAAACATTGATTGCTACAGCACTAATTATCGCAAGTTCAGCGAGTTATGCACACGATAACTCTTTTTCTAGTGAGTCATGTAATGTTGACTTAAATGGCGGCATTAATATCAATGCTAAAGAAATCATTTTTTCTAAAAATAAATCGCCACTTTATATCATAACCAACAATGATACTTTGATAATTAAAGGTGAAGAAATTGCTTTAACATCTCATCAAAAATCATTATTAGGTGATTATTCAACGCATATTCGCGATGTTGTGCCAGAAGTTAAAAGCATTGCCCTAGACGCAATTGATTTAGCCATTGACGGGGTTAACTTGGCCTTTAACGAGTTGTTAGGTGAAGGGAATAACGTTAGCGCTGATTTAACAACACAATTAACCAGTATTCGTGGTGAAGTGGACGCTGAATTTAGCAAACAAAATAGCTTCTATATTGACGAAGAAGGTTTTTCTGGCAAAGACTTCTTTGGTGAAGATTTTGAGCAACGAATTGAATCAGCCGTAGAAAGTACCATTAAAAATTCTTTAGGTACTTTAATGATTGCAGTAGGCCAAGAAATGCTATTTTCGGGTGGCGATATGGATGCGTTTGAAACTAAAATGGATGATTTTGGCGAACTCATTGGCAACGAAATGGAAGTTCGTAGTGAAGGAATAGAAAAGCGCGGTGAAGCTTTATGCCAGTCAATAATCGTGATTGATGAAATGGAAGAGCAATTAAAAGACAGTATTGATGAAATTTCGAATTATAATTTCATCACGGCGAGCGCAAAGTCTCACCATAATAAGATTTAA
- a CDS encoding tRNA-uridine aminocarboxypropyltransferase, with product MHAVQQLHQYRKSLSTTTYKSRGQRVVRCELCRLAKPFCICALAPKVSSQAGFLMLMYDTEVLKPSNTGKLIADLIPDSFAFLWSRTQVNPDIITLINNPMWQPMVVFPKAYAGDEREIFDNKITLTSGKRPLFIMLDGSWREAKKMFRRSPYLQNLPVVSFTPKTPEDSTELSSRYQIRLAANNTELATAEVAAQVLSLAGEQTNADLLDLWFDVFSYQYQRGVCQINRANPNAVADYTAFAKLNGITLAKDITN from the coding sequence ATGCACGCAGTACAGCAACTTCACCAATATCGTAAAAGCCTAAGTACCACCACATACAAGTCGAGAGGCCAGCGAGTTGTTCGTTGTGAATTATGTCGTTTAGCAAAGCCATTTTGTATTTGTGCCTTGGCACCTAAGGTTAGCTCGCAAGCCGGTTTTTTGATGTTGATGTACGATACTGAAGTATTAAAACCGAGTAATACCGGTAAGTTAATTGCAGATTTGATACCCGACAGCTTTGCCTTTCTTTGGTCTAGAACCCAAGTAAACCCTGATATTATTACCTTGATAAACAATCCTATGTGGCAACCTATGGTCGTTTTTCCAAAAGCTTATGCAGGCGATGAACGCGAAATTTTCGATAACAAAATTACGCTTACATCAGGCAAACGTCCGTTATTTATTATGCTTGATGGGAGCTGGCGAGAAGCTAAAAAAATGTTTCGCCGCAGCCCTTATTTGCAAAACTTGCCTGTGGTGTCATTTACCCCAAAAACACCAGAAGACTCGACAGAGCTCAGCTCACGTTATCAAATTCGCTTAGCGGCTAATAATACTGAACTAGCGACAGCTGAAGTCGCTGCACAGGTTTTGTCTTTAGCGGGTGAGCAAACTAATGCAGATTTACTCGATCTTTGGTTTGATGTTTTTAGCTATCAATACCAGCGGGGCGTTTGCCAAATAAATAGAGCTAATCCTAATGCTGTGGCAGATTACACAGCGTTTGCCAAACTTAATGGTATTACGTTGGCAAAAGATATAACTAACTAA
- a CDS encoding DUF3010 family protein, with translation MKICGVELKGNDAIICIMSRENGLYDIPNTRVQKISLVDAGDAEQVQGFQFAFAKLMEDYKVEKVVIRGRALKGKFSGGPVGFKLEAAIQLIKDLPVEILSGTFIKKALTRSQVDIDFRDTGLKQYQESAFETVFAFFEGSMYLQ, from the coding sequence ATGAAGATATGTGGTGTTGAATTAAAAGGTAACGATGCAATTATTTGTATCATGTCGCGGGAAAATGGGTTGTACGACATACCAAATACGCGCGTACAAAAAATTAGTCTTGTTGATGCTGGTGATGCAGAACAAGTTCAAGGTTTTCAGTTTGCTTTTGCCAAACTGATGGAAGATTACAAAGTTGAAAAGGTAGTGATCAGAGGACGTGCTTTAAAAGGTAAGTTTTCGGGCGGTCCGGTTGGCTTTAAATTAGAAGCCGCTATTCAATTGATTAAAGATTTACCTGTGGAAATATTATCGGGTACTTTTATCAAAAAAGCGCTAACACGTAGCCAAGTCGATATTGATTTTCGTGATACCGGTTTAAAGCAATATCAGGAAAGTGCATTCGAAACGGTATTTGCTTTTTTTGAAGGCAGTATGTATTTACAATAA